The segment GCCGGCGCTGGCGGTGCCCGGCGTGACGAAGCGGAGGCACCCGGCAGCGGCCGGCTGCGCGGCAGCGGGTGGCGCGGCGGCGGCGGGTTGCGCGGCGGCGGGTGGCACGGCCGCGGCCGCGGCGGGTGGCGCGGCTGAGTGCGTGGCCGGCTGGGCGCTGGCGTCGGCGGCGAAGATCGGCAGGGCGAGGGCGGCGCCGGCGAGCAGGGCCACCGGGATCCAGCGGGCGGAACGCTGCGGGCGGTTCTCGAGGATGTCCTGACTCATCGTGATCTCTCCTTGGGTTGATGCGGCCTGACCACCTCGTTGTCACCCGATGCGGTGCCGGGGCGGTACCGGACGGGTATCAGCCCGGTATCAGCGCCGTTGACACCTGGGCTGAGCAGGGTGGACAGTCCGGATGTGGGTATCGGCGTTCTGGGCCCACTGACCATCGACGGCGCCGGGCCGGACAGCCGGATCGGGCCGCGCGACCGGATGGTGCTGGCAGCCCTGGTCACCGTCGGTAGCGAGGCGCTGCGGCTGGAGCGGCTCGCCGAGGCGGTGTGGGGTGAGCATCCGCCGGTCTCATGGCGCAAGGTGCTGCACGGCTGCGTGGCCCGGCTGCGGCGCGCGCTCGGGACGGCGGCGATCGCGACCGTGCCGGACGGCTACCGGCTGGCAGCCCCGGCGAGTGAGATCGACGCCCGCTGTTTCGAGCAGCTGCTCGGGCGCGCCCGCGAGCAGCTCGCGCTGGACGCCGCCGATCGTGCGCTGTTCCTGGCCGGCGAGGCGCTGGCGCTGTGGCGCGGGCCGGCACTGCCGGAGCTGGAGGCCTGGGAGCCGGGCCGGGTCGAGGCGGGCCGCCTGGAGGAGTTGCGCCGCGACGCCGAGGAGCTGCGGGTGGAGGCAGCGGTGCGGGCCGGCCGGCAGGGCGAGGTGCTGGCCGACGCGCAGGCGCAGGTGGTGGCGGCGCCGCTGCGGGAGCGGCGGTGGGTGCTGTTGGCACAGGCCCAGTACGGTGCGGGCCGGCAGGGTGAGGCGCTGGCGAGTCTGCGCCGGGCCCGGCAGGTGCTGACCGCCGAGCTCGGGCTGGATCCCGGGCCGGAGCTGGCCGGGGTGGAGCGGGCGATCCTGCGCCAGGAGCTGCGCGCGCCGGCGCAGCGTCCGCCGCAGGAGTCCGCGGCCTGCCCCTATCTGGGGCTGATCCCTTATGACGTGGATGACGCGGAGACGTTCTTCGGCCGCGACGACGACACGGCGCAGGGCCTGCGCCGGCTGGCCACCGCCGGGGTGCTGGTCGTGGTCGGCGCTTCCGGCAGCGGCAAGTCGTCGCTGGTCCGGGCCGGGGTGGCGGCGGCGCTGCGGGCGCAGGGCCGGCCGGTGACCGTGGTGCATCCGGGGCCGCATCCGATGCGGTCGCTGAGCGTGCTGCCGGAGTCCGGCCCGGCGCCGGCGCTGGTGGTCGATCAGTGCGAGGAGGTGCTGACGCTCTGCACCGACCTGGCCGAGCAGGCCGAGTTCATCACCGCCCTGGCCGGGTATCCGGTGCGGGCGCCGCTGGTCGTGGCGTTGCGCGCGGACCGCCTGGGCGAGATCTGCGAGCATCCCGGCTTCGCCCGCCTGGTCGAGAACGGGCTGTACCTGCTCAGCTCGATGCGCGAGGCCAAGGTCCGCACGGCCATCGAGGGCCCGGCCCGGCAGACCGGCCTGCTGCTCGAACCCGGGCTGGTGGATCTGCTGCTGCGCGACGTGGACTGCGAGCCCGGCCCGCTGCCGCTGCTGTCGCATGCGCTGCGCCAGACCTGGCGGCGCCGGGAGGGCCGCACCCTGACGGTGGCCGGCTACCGGGCCACCGGCGGCATCCGCGGCGCGGTCGCCAACACCGCGGAGGATCTGTACGAACGGACCCCGGTCGAGTTCCGCCCGCTGCTGCGCGATCTGCTGCTGCGCCTGGTCGCGGTCACACCGGAGGGCGAGGCGAACCGGGGCCGGATCCCGCGCCGGCTGATCGCCACCGGCCCAGCCCAGGAGCAGCTGCTCGAACGCCTGGTCGCGGCCCGGCTGGTCACCGCCGGCGAGGACACCGTGGCGCTCGCGCACGAGGCGCTGACCCGGGTGTGGCCGCGGATGCGCGCCTGGCTGGACGAGGACGCCGAGGGCCAGCGGATCCGCCGGCATCTGAGCTTCGCCGCCGACGCGTGGGAGGCGATGGACCGGCCGGACAGCGAGCTGTACCGGGGCGCGCGGCTGGCCCGGGCCGCGGAGTGGCGCGATCGCAGCACGCCGTCGCTGAGCACGGCCGAGGACGCCTTCCTGACCGCGTCGCGCCGGCTGGCCGACACGGAGCGGGCCTTGGCGGCCCGCACCAACCGCCGGTTGCGCACGCTGCTGTCGGTCGCGGTGGTGCTGTTGGTCGCCGCGGCAGGGGCGGGGGCGTACGCGCTGCGCCAGGCCGACCGCGCCGGCGCCGCCGCGTTGTCGGCCGAGGCACGCCGGATCAGCGCGTACGCGCAGACCACCGCCGAGGCCGACCAGTCGTTGCTGCTGGCCGCGGGCGCGATCGTCATGGACGACACGACGACCACCCGGGCCGGGCTGCTCGCCGCGCTCGGCCGCAACCCGGAGCTCATCGGTGTTCTGCGCGGTCCGGAGCGGATGGCCGTCCAGCTCGAGGTCAGCGAGGACGGCGAGGCGCTGATCGTGCTCAACGGGACCCGGGTGGGACGGTTCGACACGCGTACGCACACGGGTTCCTGGCGGCCGCCCGCGGTCGCCGCCGCCGACTCGCCCACCGTCGGGACGATCCGGCCGGACGGCCGGCAGACCGCGATCCCGTACGGGCCGAATGAGGACCCCGGCGTCCGGCTGACCGGCACCGGGGGAGAGGGCACCTGGCTGATCACCCCGCTGAAGCTGGCCTTCGACTCGGTGGCGCGGTCGCTGGCCTACACCGAGGACAGCCGGGTGATCGCCGTGGGCTACCGGCGCGACCAGCACGAGAACACCGAGATCCGGATGTGGCCGGTCGGCGCGATCGAGCAGCCGCCGGCGGTGGTCCTCGGGCCGTGGGTCGTCGACGCCTTCCGGTTCAGCCCGGACGGCCGCCGGATCTGGGCCGCCGGGGACGGCCGGCTCACGGTCCTGGACGTGGGCACCGGGCGGACCGTCCGGTCGCTCCCGGTGGCCGGCCTCGCCTTCGACCTGAGCCGGGACGGCCGTCTGCTCGCCACCGGCGCGGTCCGTGGTGGTCCCGAGGTGGTGCTGGCCGACGCCGCCTCCGGACGGGAGCGGGCGCGGCTGCGTGGCGGCGGCACCGGTCAGGTCCAGCAGGTCCGGTTCTCCCCGGACGGCCGGTTGGTCGCCGCGGCGGTCGCCGACAACACGACCACGGTGTGGGAGACGGGCACCGGCCGGATCGTCGAGGTGCTGCGCGGGCATGCCGACGCCGTGGTGGACATCGAGTTCGGTCATGACGGCGCGACGCTGTACACCGGTGACCGGGACGGCACGACGCTGGTGTGGGATCTGCGCGGCGACCGGCGGTTCGTGGCGCGCCGGGTCCTGGCCGGGCCTGGGCCTGCCACGGCCACCGACGTCGCCGTCTCTCCCGACGGCGGGACCGCGGCGTTCAGCACCGCACGACCCGGCCCGGGCGGCCGCCACCACCTCAGCCGGCTGCGGATCGTCGACCTGAGCAGCGGCCGGCTCCGGGCGGAGTTCGAGATCGGCGAGGTCCGGCATCCGGGTATCGCGTGGCGCCCGGACGGCGCCCGGCTGGCCACCACCAGCGAGGACGGCTTCGTGCGGGTCTGGGAGGCGGGCACCGGCCGGCTGGTGGCCGGGCGGCAGCTGAACTTCCGGCCGGTGAACGGCCTGGTCTACTCCGGTGACGGGAACCGGCTGATCCTCATCGACGACCGGGTCCTGCAGCTCGACGCCGCCACGCTGCAGCCGGGCGGCGAGCTGCTGCGGCTGCCGGGCGACGTGGCGTGGCGGCCGGCGATCAGCCCGGACGGCGGTACGGTCGTCGCCTTCGACGTCCCGCCCGGGGAGACGGTGCCGCCCGAGGCGGGGCGCGCGGTGGCGTACGTCGACCTGCGCCGCAACCGGGCCTATGACCTGCAGGTCGGAGTGGTCGGGGTGGCCGCCGCCTTCTCCCCGGACGGCCGCCGTCTCGCCGTCGGTGGCTACACCGGTGACGTGGTGGTGCTCGACGCCGCGACCCGCGCCGCCGTGCGGCCGCCGGTCGTGGGGCACACCGGCGCCGCCGGGCCGCTCGCCTACTCGGCGGACGGCAGGACCGTGGTGGCGGGCGGTCCCGACGGGCGGGTCTCGGTGTGGGACGGGCGGACCGGCGAGCCGCTGGGTGTGGTCGCGCCGGCGACGGCGGGAGTTCGGACATATCCGGTGTTCCTCCCGGACGGGCACACCGTGCTCGTCGTGACGTCGGAGGGCGCGGTGCACACCTGGGACACCCGGCCGGCCGAGTGGATCGCCTACGCCTGCCGGGTCGCCGGCCGGGACCTGACCGCCGCCGAGCGGACCGAGGCGGCCGGCGAGCACCCACCGGCCTCGGCTTGTTGACTCGTGAGTAACCCTCAATCTGCCTGGCCCTGCGTGAACGGGCTGGTCACCGCGCTGTCGGGCAATCGGCATCCACTACAGTCGGATCGGTTGTCGTCCGCTCAGGGATGCGCTGGCCGACCTGGTGTTCCTGGGATGAGGAAGGGCTCGATTCGGTGTTCCGTCGTATCGCAATCATCAACCGGGGTGAGGCCGCGATGCGGCTCATCCACGCCGCGCGGGACCTGTCCGCGGAGACCGGGACGCCGATCGAGACGGTCGCGCTGTACACCGACGTCGACCGGCACGCCACGTTCGTCCGCGAGGCCGACATCGCCTACGACCTGGGTCCGGCGGCCGCCCGGCCGTACCTGGACCTGAAGGTGCTCGAGCACGCGCTGACCGAGACCGGCGCGGATGCCGCCTGGGTGGGCTGGGGTTTCGTGGCCGAGGATCCGGCCTTCGCCGAGCTGTGCGAGAAGGTCGGGGTGACCTTCATCGGGCCGAACCCGGACGCGATGCGCAAGCTGGGCGACAAGATCGGCTCGAAGCTGATCGCCGAGGAGGTCGGCGTCCCGGTGGCGCCGTGGAGCCGCGGTGAGGTCGCGACCCTGGAGGACGCCACCGCCGCGGCCGCGCAGATCGGCTATCCGCTGATGCTGAAGGCGACCGCCGGCGGCGGCGGGCGCGGCATCCGGGTGGTCCGCAGCGCGGACGAGCTCGCCGACGTCTACGAGCGCACCAGCCAGGAGGCGGCCCGCGCGTTCGGCAGCGGTGTCGTGTTCCTGGAGCGCCTGGTCACCGGCGCCCGGCACGTCGAGGTCCAGGTGATCGCCGACGGCCAGGGCACCGCGTGGGCGCTCGGCGTCCGGGACTGCTCGGTGCAGCGGCGCAACCAGAAGGTGATCGAGGAGTCGGCGTCGCCGGTTCTCGCCCCCGAGCAGGTCGCCGACCTGAAGGCGTCGGCCGAGCGGCTGGCCGTCGCGGTCGGCTACCGGGGCGCCGCGACCGTCGAGTTCCTCTACCACCCGGGCGAGAAGCTGTTCGCCTTCCTCGAGGTCAACACCCGCCTGCAGGTGGAGCACCCGATCACCGAGGCGACCACCAGCTTCGACCTGGTCAAGGCCCAGTTGTTCGTCGCCGCCGGCGGCAGGCTCGAAGGCGAGCGCCCGGTCGAGCGCGGGCACGCCATCGAGGCCCGGCTCAACGCCGAGGATCCGGACCGGGACTTCGCACCGGCGCCGGGCCGCATCGCGCGGCTCGTGCTGCCCGCCGGGCCGGGCATCCGGGTGGACACCGGTGTCAGCGAGGGCGACACCATCGCCGCCGACTTCGACTCGATGATTGCCAAGATCATTGCGTACGGGCGGAACCGTGAGGAGGCGCTCGGCCGGCTGCGCCGCGCGATGGCCGAGACCACCGTGGTGATCGAGGGCGGCGCCACCAACAAGAGCTTCGTGCTCGACCTCCTGCACCAGCCCGAGGTGATCGACGCCAGCGCCGACACCGGCTGGATCGACCGGGTCCGCGGTGAGGGCCGCCTCGTCTCGCACCGGCACTCCGCGGTCGCGCTGACCGCCGCCGCCATCGAGGTGTACCAGGAGGAGGAGCAGGCCGAGCAGCAGCGCCTGCTGTCCACCGCGTTCGGCGGGCGCCCGCAGGTGCAGCACGAGAGCGGCCGGCCGCTGGACCTCAAGCTGCGCGGCGTCACGTACCGGGTGCGGGTCGCCCGGGTCGGCCCGCAGCGCTTCCGCGTCGGCATCGAGGCGGGCGACGACTCCCGGGTCGCCGACGTCGAGGTGGACCGGTTCGACGAGCACACCGGGCAGATCAAGGTCAACGGCACCCGGTACCGGCTGCTCACCGGCACCCACAAGTCGATCCACTTGGTCGAGGTCGACGGGGTCACGCACCGGATCAGCCGGGACGAGGGCGGCGTGCTGCGCTCGCCGATGCCCGCCCTGGTCGTCGCCACCCCGCTCGAGATCGGCGCCGAGGTCGAGGCCGGCGCGCCGGTGCTGGTCCTGGAAGCCATGAAGATGGAGGCGGTGCTGCGGGCGCCGTTCAAGGCCCGGCTCAAGGAGCTCGTGGTCACCGTCGGCAGCAAGGTCGACGCCGGCGCCCCGCTGCTGCGCCTGGAGCCGCTCGCCGGCGCCGAGGCCGAGCAGGCCGCCGTCACCGAGGCCGTGGAGCTGGACCTGCCCGCGGTCACCGGCGAGGCGACCGCCCGCGAGCGCACCACCCGCGGCCAGGAGGACCTGCGCAGCCTGCTGCTCGGCTTCGACGTGGACCCGCACGACAGCCGCCGCGTCCTCGGCGACTACCAGGCCGCCCGCCGGGTGGCCGTGGCGGACGGCCGCCGGCCGCTGGCCGAGGAGCTGGCGCTGATCGAGCTCTTCGCCGACCTGGCCGAGCTGAGCCGCAACCGGCCGGTGGGTGAGGACGGCGACGGCGACAGCCGGGTGCACAGCGCCCGCGAGCACTTCCACACCTACCTGCAGAGCCTGGATGTGGAGCGCGCCGGGCTGCCGGAGGCGTTCCGGTCCCGGCTGGCCAAGGCGTTCGGCCACTACGGCGTCACCGAGCTGGACCGGACCCCGCAGCTGGAGGCCGCGGTGTTCCGGGTCTTCCTGGCCCAGCAGCGTGCCGCCGCCGACGCCAAGGTGATCGCCGCGCTGCTCGGCCTCTGGCTGCGCGAGTCCCCGCCGGACGAGGCGCTGCGCGAGCCGGTCGGTCTCGCCCTGGAACGGCTGATCGCCGCCACCCAGGTGCGGTTCCCGGCGCTGGCCGACCTGGCCCGCGGCGTGGTGTACGCCTGGTTCGCCCAGCCCCTGCTGCTGCGCAACCGGGCCCGCGTCTACAACCTGGTCCGCGGCCACCTGCGCCACCTCGACGCCCACCCGGACTCGCCGGACCGCGCCGAGCGCATCGCCGAGATGGTCCGCAGCACCGAACCGCTGCTGCGCGTCCTCGGCCAGCGGCTGGTCCGCGCCAACCTGGACAACTCGGTGATGCTCGAGGTGCTGACCCGGCGCTACTACGGCAACAAGGACCTCACGGGCGTACGAACCAGTGACGGTTTTGTGATCGCTGAGCGGGGCGGCGCCCGGCTGATCTCCTCCGCGGTCCGGTTCGAGGCGCTGACCAGCACCCTGCACGGCCTCGGCGAGCTCGCCCGCGCCGACGGTGCCGTCGACGCCGACATCTACCTGGCCTGGGAGAACCAGCCGGAGGATCTGGACGCGATGGCCGCCGCCCTGCACGAGGCGGTCAACGCGGAGCCGCTGCCGGCCCAGCTGCTGCGGGTGACGTTCGCCGTCGCCGGGCGCGGTGGCGCGGTGGCCCACCACCACTTCACCTTCCGGCCGTCGATCACCGGGATGAGCGAGGAACGGCTGATCCGCGGGCTGCACCCGTACATCGCGCACCGCATGCAGCTGGAGCGGCTCGGCAAGTTCGACCTGACCCGGCTGCCCTCCTCCGACGAGGACGTGCACCTGTTCCAGTGCGTGGCCCGGGAGAACCCGTCGGACCAGCGGCTGGTCGCGTTCGCGCAGATCCGCGACCTGACCGAACTGCGCGAGCACGACGGCCGGCTGGTCGCGCTGCCGACCGCCGAGGACGTGGTCGCCACCTGCCTCGACTCGATCCGCCGGGCCCAGTCGCAGCGCTCGCCGAAGGAACGCTTCAAGGGCAACCGGATCGTCGTGTACGTCTGGCCGGCCAGCAACCTCACCCCGGAGGAGCTGGAGATGCTGGCCCGCCGGGTGCAGCCGACGACGGCCGCCGCCGGGCTGCAGGAGATACTGTTCATCGCCCGCCAGCGTGACCCGCGGACCGGTGAGCTGGGCAAGTTCGGCATGCGGATCACGTTCGACGCCACCGGGCGGCCCGAGCTGCACCTGGGCGAGCCGCCGTCGGACACGATCGAGCCGCTCGACGACTACCAGCAGAAGGTGCAGCGTGCGGCGGCCCGCAACACGGTCTACCCGTACGAGCTGACCGGTCTGCTCGGTGACTTCGCCGAGTACGACCTCGACGAGAACCACGCGCTGGTCCCGGTGGACCGGCCGAAGGGCCGCAACAAGGCCGCCCTGGTCGCCGGTGTGATCACCACCCGCACCAGCCGGCACCCGGAGGGCGTCACCCGGGTGCTGCTGCTCGGCGACCCGACCAAGGCGCTCGGCGCGCTGTCGGAGCCGGAGTGCCGCCGGGTGGTCGCCGCGCTCGACCTGGCCGAGCGGATGCGGGTGCCGCTGGAGTGGTACGCGCTGTCCGCCGGCGCCCGGATCTCGATGGAGTCCGGCACCGAGAACATGGACTGGGTGGCCGCGGCGCTCAAGCGGATCGTCGAGTTCACCCAGGACGGCGGCGAGATCAACATCGTGGTCGCGGGCATCAACGTCGGCGCCCAGCCGTACTGGAACGCCGAGGCCACCATGCTCATGCACACCAAGGGCATCCTGGTGATGACCCCGGACTCAGCGATGGTGCTGACCGGCAAGCAGTCGCTCGACTTCTCCGGTGGCGTGTCGGCCGAGGACAACTTCGGCATCGGCGGCTACGACCGGGTGATGGGCCCGAACGGGCAGGCGCAGTACTGGGCGCCGGACCTGGCCGCGGCGGTCGAGGTGGTCATGTCGCACTACGACCACACGTACATCGTTCCCGGCGAGACCAGCGTGCGGCGTGCGGCCACCACCGACCCGGTCGACCGCGACGTGCAGGACTTCCCGCACACGGTGGCGGGCAGTGATTTCACCACGGTCGGCGAGATCTTCTCGGTCGCTTCCAACCCCGACCGCAAGAAGCCCTTCGACATCCGTACGGTGATGCGCGCTCTGACCGACCAGGACCACCCGGTCCTGGAACGGTGGGCCGGCATGGCCGACGCGGAGACCGCGGTGGTGCAGGATGTCCACCTCGGCGGCATCCCGGTCTGCCTGCTCGGCATCGAGTCCCGTTCGGTGCAGCGCGGCGGCTTCCCGCCCACCGACGGCCCGGACACCTACACCGCCGGCACCCTGTTCCCGCGCTCGTCGAAGAAGGCGGCCCGGGCGATCAACGCGGCCTCCGGCAACCGGCCGCTGGTCGTGCTGGCCAACCTGTCCGGCTTCGACGGCTCCCCGGAGTCGATGCGCAAACTGCAGCTGGAGTACGGCGCCGAGATCGGCCGCGCGATCGTCAACTTCCGTGGCCCGATCGTGTTCACGGTGATCTCGCGCTACCACGGCGGCGCGTTCGTGGTCTTCTCGAAGGCGCTGAACCCGAACATGACCGTGCTCGCGGTGAACGGCTCGTTCGCCTCGGTGCTCGGCGGCGCCCCCGCCGCGGCGGTCGTGTTCGCCGGGGACGTCAACGCGCGTACCGCCGCCGACCTGCGGGTCCGCGACCTGGAGGCGCGGGCCGCGGCCGCCACCGGCCCGGACCGCAGCACGCTGCTCGCCGAACTCGACGGGCTGCGCTCGTCGGTGCGCGCCGAGAAGCTGAACGAGGTGGCCGCCGAGTTCGACCGGGTGCACAGCATCCAGCGCGCGGTCGAGGTCGGC is part of the Actinoplanes sp. NBC_00393 genome and harbors:
- a CDS encoding nSTAND1 domain-containing NTPase — its product is MGIGVLGPLTIDGAGPDSRIGPRDRMVLAALVTVGSEALRLERLAEAVWGEHPPVSWRKVLHGCVARLRRALGTAAIATVPDGYRLAAPASEIDARCFEQLLGRAREQLALDAADRALFLAGEALALWRGPALPELEAWEPGRVEAGRLEELRRDAEELRVEAAVRAGRQGEVLADAQAQVVAAPLRERRWVLLAQAQYGAGRQGEALASLRRARQVLTAELGLDPGPELAGVERAILRQELRAPAQRPPQESAACPYLGLIPYDVDDAETFFGRDDDTAQGLRRLATAGVLVVVGASGSGKSSLVRAGVAAALRAQGRPVTVVHPGPHPMRSLSVLPESGPAPALVVDQCEEVLTLCTDLAEQAEFITALAGYPVRAPLVVALRADRLGEICEHPGFARLVENGLYLLSSMREAKVRTAIEGPARQTGLLLEPGLVDLLLRDVDCEPGPLPLLSHALRQTWRRREGRTLTVAGYRATGGIRGAVANTAEDLYERTPVEFRPLLRDLLLRLVAVTPEGEANRGRIPRRLIATGPAQEQLLERLVAARLVTAGEDTVALAHEALTRVWPRMRAWLDEDAEGQRIRRHLSFAADAWEAMDRPDSELYRGARLARAAEWRDRSTPSLSTAEDAFLTASRRLADTERALAARTNRRLRTLLSVAVVLLVAAAGAGAYALRQADRAGAAALSAEARRISAYAQTTAEADQSLLLAAGAIVMDDTTTTRAGLLAALGRNPELIGVLRGPERMAVQLEVSEDGEALIVLNGTRVGRFDTRTHTGSWRPPAVAAADSPTVGTIRPDGRQTAIPYGPNEDPGVRLTGTGGEGTWLITPLKLAFDSVARSLAYTEDSRVIAVGYRRDQHENTEIRMWPVGAIEQPPAVVLGPWVVDAFRFSPDGRRIWAAGDGRLTVLDVGTGRTVRSLPVAGLAFDLSRDGRLLATGAVRGGPEVVLADAASGRERARLRGGGTGQVQQVRFSPDGRLVAAAVADNTTTVWETGTGRIVEVLRGHADAVVDIEFGHDGATLYTGDRDGTTLVWDLRGDRRFVARRVLAGPGPATATDVAVSPDGGTAAFSTARPGPGGRHHLSRLRIVDLSSGRLRAEFEIGEVRHPGIAWRPDGARLATTSEDGFVRVWEAGTGRLVAGRQLNFRPVNGLVYSGDGNRLILIDDRVLQLDAATLQPGGELLRLPGDVAWRPAISPDGGTVVAFDVPPGETVPPEAGRAVAYVDLRRNRAYDLQVGVVGVAAAFSPDGRRLAVGGYTGDVVVLDAATRAAVRPPVVGHTGAAGPLAYSADGRTVVAGGPDGRVSVWDGRTGEPLGVVAPATAGVRTYPVFLPDGHTVLVVTSEGAVHTWDTRPAEWIAYACRVAGRDLTAAERTEAAGEHPPASAC
- a CDS encoding ATP-binding protein — protein: MFRRIAIINRGEAAMRLIHAARDLSAETGTPIETVALYTDVDRHATFVREADIAYDLGPAAARPYLDLKVLEHALTETGADAAWVGWGFVAEDPAFAELCEKVGVTFIGPNPDAMRKLGDKIGSKLIAEEVGVPVAPWSRGEVATLEDATAAAAQIGYPLMLKATAGGGGRGIRVVRSADELADVYERTSQEAARAFGSGVVFLERLVTGARHVEVQVIADGQGTAWALGVRDCSVQRRNQKVIEESASPVLAPEQVADLKASAERLAVAVGYRGAATVEFLYHPGEKLFAFLEVNTRLQVEHPITEATTSFDLVKAQLFVAAGGRLEGERPVERGHAIEARLNAEDPDRDFAPAPGRIARLVLPAGPGIRVDTGVSEGDTIAADFDSMIAKIIAYGRNREEALGRLRRAMAETTVVIEGGATNKSFVLDLLHQPEVIDASADTGWIDRVRGEGRLVSHRHSAVALTAAAIEVYQEEEQAEQQRLLSTAFGGRPQVQHESGRPLDLKLRGVTYRVRVARVGPQRFRVGIEAGDDSRVADVEVDRFDEHTGQIKVNGTRYRLLTGTHKSIHLVEVDGVTHRISRDEGGVLRSPMPALVVATPLEIGAEVEAGAPVLVLEAMKMEAVLRAPFKARLKELVVTVGSKVDAGAPLLRLEPLAGAEAEQAAVTEAVELDLPAVTGEATARERTTRGQEDLRSLLLGFDVDPHDSRRVLGDYQAARRVAVADGRRPLAEELALIELFADLAELSRNRPVGEDGDGDSRVHSAREHFHTYLQSLDVERAGLPEAFRSRLAKAFGHYGVTELDRTPQLEAAVFRVFLAQQRAAADAKVIAALLGLWLRESPPDEALREPVGLALERLIAATQVRFPALADLARGVVYAWFAQPLLLRNRARVYNLVRGHLRHLDAHPDSPDRAERIAEMVRSTEPLLRVLGQRLVRANLDNSVMLEVLTRRYYGNKDLTGVRTSDGFVIAERGGARLISSAVRFEALTSTLHGLGELARADGAVDADIYLAWENQPEDLDAMAAALHEAVNAEPLPAQLLRVTFAVAGRGGAVAHHHFTFRPSITGMSEERLIRGLHPYIAHRMQLERLGKFDLTRLPSSDEDVHLFQCVARENPSDQRLVAFAQIRDLTELREHDGRLVALPTAEDVVATCLDSIRRAQSQRSPKERFKGNRIVVYVWPASNLTPEELEMLARRVQPTTAAAGLQEILFIARQRDPRTGELGKFGMRITFDATGRPELHLGEPPSDTIEPLDDYQQKVQRAAARNTVYPYELTGLLGDFAEYDLDENHALVPVDRPKGRNKAALVAGVITTRTSRHPEGVTRVLLLGDPTKALGALSEPECRRVVAALDLAERMRVPLEWYALSAGARISMESGTENMDWVAAALKRIVEFTQDGGEINIVVAGINVGAQPYWNAEATMLMHTKGILVMTPDSAMVLTGKQSLDFSGGVSAEDNFGIGGYDRVMGPNGQAQYWAPDLAAAVEVVMSHYDHTYIVPGETSVRRAATTDPVDRDVQDFPHTVAGSDFTTVGEIFSVASNPDRKKPFDIRTVMRALTDQDHPVLERWAGMADAETAVVQDVHLGGIPVCLLGIESRSVQRGGFPPTDGPDTYTAGTLFPRSSKKAARAINAASGNRPLVVLANLSGFDGSPESMRKLQLEYGAEIGRAIVNFRGPIVFTVISRYHGGAFVVFSKALNPNMTVLAVNGSFASVLGGAPAAAVVFAGDVNARTAADLRVRDLEARAAAATGPDRSTLLAELDGLRSSVRAEKLNEVAAEFDRVHSIQRAVEVGSVDAVIDAAELRPRIIAAIEAGLR